Proteins encoded by one window of Arachis ipaensis cultivar K30076 chromosome B04, Araip1.1, whole genome shotgun sequence:
- the LOC110271559 gene encoding serine/threonine-protein phosphatase 7 long form homolog: MAGRTLYRLNGVTHIAGSIGDEPTRCIYSVRRQQNMPMHERIIPYLERVGLYHLARLNSQWFWLDEPLVSAFVERWRPETHTFHMPFGECTVTLQDVAFQLGLPVDGEAVSGCLGEFEKYMEGGRPAWEWFEDLFGERPPPNKVKQMTVHFTWFHERFRVLPPDASEETVRIYARAYIMMLLSTQLFGDKSANRVHIRWLPFVANLDDMGRYSWGSAALAWLYRCMCRVANRNVTNLAGPLQWSAYLPLNDGKEQRVIRYRLALDRLTARDIVWEPYSALDVLAVVHPEILTEEHSRIWRAVDRVVPQLGGVQHIPEDALNVDWLHAKDEREGDRWFPHYYQV; encoded by the exons ATGGCAGGCAGGACCCTGTACCGACTGAACGGTGTTACGCATATTGCCGGTTCTATTGGTGACGAG CCCACTAGGTGTATATACAGTGTGAGACGGCAACAGAATATGCCCATGCATGAAAGGATCATCCCGTATTTAGAGAGGGTTGGATTGTACCATTTGGCCAGGCTAAACAGCCAATGGTTCTGGTTGGATGAGCCACTGGTTAGTGCGTTCGTTGAGAGGTGGCGTCCTGAGACGCATACGTTCCATATGCCTTTCGGAGAATGCACAGTGACATTGCAGGACGTGGCATTCCAGCTAGGGCTGCCTGTGGATGGGGAGGCTGTGAGTGGTTGCCTTGGTGAGTTTGAGAAATACATGGAGGGTGGCCGACCAGCTTGGGAGTGGTTTGAGGACCTATTCGGTGAGCGGCCTCCACCGAATAAGGTCAAGCAGATGACAGTACACTTTACATGGTTTCACGAGAGGTTTAGGGTGCTACCACCAGATGCGAGCGAGGAGACTGTCCGCATCTACGCACGGGCCTACATCATGATGCTGTTATCGACCCAGTTATTTGGGGACAAGAGTGCGAACCGGGTACATATACGGTGGTTGCCATTTGTGGCAAACCTTGATGACATGGGGAGGTATAGCTGGGGGTCGGCCGCTTTGGCATGGCTATACCGATGCATGTGTCGGGTAGCAAACAGAAATGTGACTAATCTTGCGGGCCCGCTCCA GTGGTCTGCCTACTTACCTCTTAACGATGGAAAGGAGCAGAGGGTCATAAGGTATCGGCTTGCATTGGATCGATTGACCGCTCGTGAT ATTGTATGGGAGCCCTACTCCGCGCTTGATGTACTTGCCGTGGTCCATCCAGAGATACTTACAGAGGAGCATAGTCGCATCTGGCGAGCG GTTGACAGGGTTGTTCCACAGCTGGGTGGAGTACAGCATATCCCCGAGGATGCTTTGAACGTAGACTGGCTGCATGCTAAGGACGAGAGGGAAGGGGATAGGTGGTTCCCCCATTACTATCAGGTCTAG